ttattaatttgatttttattactaatttatcCATTTAACTTAATCTTTTTTTTGCTTAAGGTAACCCTCTTCCTTCAACTTCAGTAATTTAACTTTTTGTTCTTAATGATGTGAACTTTGGAGCATCTAACTTTGCATACACTACATAATCAATCATGGTATGAATTACAAATTGGTTTAGGTTTTCTTCTTTGGTTGCTATTTTACTTTACTTTGATTTCTTTAACTTCATTGTGAGTTTCACATGACTTTCATTTTGAAGAAACAATGGAGGATTGGGATCAACAGGCTTTGGAGAAGATTGTTGAATCAAATAAAACTGAGTATAAGCAGAACAAGCCAAGTGATATTGTAAGTGGTCTTTATAATGTTCTCTCTACAGTGTCTAAATATTTTGTTTGTGGAAGATgggtttttcataattttctcttcaTTATGGGTGCTCAATCTCATGCTTTTCTACTAATTATGGGGCATATTGGTGTTTGGTAAATATTGTTGCTATAGATGTTCTAGTTGCTTCCATTGAGCTTGCATGAATAGGTCCATTGTTAAAAACTGatattctctctctgttttaatattttctttggtGGGTTGTATGTGTTGAGTTTGTGGAACGCATTCCCTTTGATTCTCTAGTTCTTGTCTAGTAGTTAGCCAATAAAATGAGAAGCTGCAAATAGTTTTAGTAGTTCCAAAAAGTAATTTTGATTAATATTGATCTATATatgattttcttaattatagAGTTTGAGAAACATTTGATATAGAAAAACCCACTGCTGGTGTCTTCAAAGCCAAGTTGAGTACCATTTGGTGGGATTTTGGCCTCAATCTCATTGCCTCTCACGTAAGCCTACTACTTGTGATCTATCTCCTTAATTGTAGAACTAAGGCTTTCATTTTACACCTATTTGTAGACTGAGTAGTTCTTATCATCAGGTCACTATAGGATACTGATATGTCCCTTGTACAGCTTCCCCCAATTCcatattcaactttcaagatgTGAAAACTAGTAgtattgtattagtttaattagttgtgatgtattattatttattttgttatttgtaaatttattttttgtattgtgATGTAAACAACAATCTtatctattttgtatttttatttattattttctttaatttatttttaaaaaaacttttaaaaagtgtttaaattattttttataaaaaatatgggcattttaaacataatataagaattttttttaaaaaaatataaaagtgctataaattttttaaaagttttaaaatctttgaaaaatatatatattcaaaacccAGACTAAATCTGATTATAACCCAGATATTATAGGCAAAAAATATGGATATCCACCCGGATTGAATCTGAATGAATCCAGGTGGATAACCACCTAGTTTTTGGAATCTAGGTCTGGATCCTGTTATGGTTGGATATTCGAATCCGGATCTAGTTGCAAACCCCTAACTTGTACATTCAACACTGTCATGCGTGTTCCACATTGTACCACAATAATGTATTGCGTTTGTTTGGAtccttgaaatattttaaaattttataaattatgatgaaataaattgaataaagatattttattagattttaaaaaatagagaaaaaaattagaagaaaaatcttataaagttaaaaattgttagaaaataatttttattttgaaatttagaaaagttatactgatttttgtgttttgtattgaaatttgtaaaatttgttttgatttttatgtttggataatcatttggtaatgattagattaaaaagttaaaaatttgaaattaaaaagtattttatatttatgtaatgTTTAGAAAtgcaattataaaaaattttgagaattttgaaaattctttGCATGTCCAAACATGCCCTCAGTTGTCAACAGTCTTTTGCTCATCATCTTTTCCAAAACCTTATGTTAGGGTAATGAGAAGTGATacaatcacaaaaaaattttacaaaattatactCAATAACTGACAATACTTCATGTAATACGTTAGacttactttataaaaaaataaatttataatttaacgtaacatatcaaaccacgtcaatttgtgaattttctTGCATAATTCCTTTGTGGCCAAAACATTTCTtgatatattttacaaaaaagtaaatttctAATCTAAGATATCATGTCAAGtcacgtcagtttgtaaattatattttgaataatttttttgtggccaaaatatttctcaaaacatGTTATAGAATCATATAAATAGATAgaaaaatcaacttaaagacAGACAATTGTAGAGCTACAACAACCATAGATATTAAAGTGAGGATTGAATATGTGGCTCATGGAAGTACCAATTTTCATATTGAAAGGAATCTAGAGAATCGGTATCCAAAAAGTTTTTAGTCGAGTTCATTTTCTGAAAAGATAAGTTGAAGTTCATTTTCTAAAGTTGCTCCTAACAGTTGGAAAAGCATATTTTAGAGAATAAATAAACAAGGCATAATGTCTTGTTTGATTACATAATTCAAATGtgatgagatgttttattaaaaattgaataatatattattataatattattttttaataatatttttgttttaaaatttttgaattatttatttattttatgtgaaaatttataaaaattataataattatatgatatgagataatttaattttatataatcaaaacAGTCCAAATTTAAACAATAAAGTTAGAAAATAGATTAATGGCATGGTTATAGTGGAAGGATGCACATTGCAACTTTTTAGTTGTATGATGCGTGACATGCGTCGTTTAAAGTacttttcctcttgaaaaaaaaaaaaaaaagtacttttcCTCGTCTTAAATTTCAATtacaaaagtaaaataaaaatattcttgaaTTGTTTGAAAAGATTGAAAGCCAATTTTAAAGACacggatatatataatataaatcttCAAAAAAGATTTTcggttttgaaaagaaaaatgaaaaagaaaaagaaaaatacaagatAACAGAACCAGACGGCGTCGTTTGTAATTGATCCTATATATCGATCTGCTTCTCCCTTGACCTGTCTCAGTTCACTCTCTCCGCCTCTCCGTCTCTCTAACGATCCGCTGCGAACCTCGGAACCATGGCTACTTTAGCGGTGGCTGCTGCTCGTCAAGCTGCGACGCTAACCCGGATCTCCTCGCCTAAAATTTCGGCTCAAGCCTCCAATCTAGTTCATCGGCGTGGCCTTGCCGGCGCTGCAGGTTTAACACACCCAGACATATAATTTCCCTCTTTGTATATCTCGATGTTATATGTTTTCACTTCTCTTGATTTTCgatctcatttcatataaacCAGATTCTCCAATCTTTTCATCCCctatttggttgctgagaaaatctGGGAAAGAAAGGAATGAAATTGTTGGTTAGTTTGTCATAAGTATTTTATGCCCTTAGAAATTTGACAAAATGAGCTTAATCGAGCTTGATAATGCAACTTTGTAAGGATCTTTTTACTTCTCTACTTTCTCCAGTTGGTTGCTGAGAGAATTTAGGgaagaaagcaaaagaaagattTTGGTCTTTTCAGGGTTTTTCGTGCAGATTATGTCCCTAATGAATTCAATAGTTCAGAATATTTCATCTTGAGACTCGAGATTTTGAGGTTTCGGCTGTTTTGTTGGCTGGGAGATTgcgaagattttttttttttaaattaatattaaagcTAATGCAATgggtttttttccttcttcccacCCCCGACCTCCAGGAAAAAATGTTTTAAGTCCTACAGTTATAATTTTTGGCTTTAGGTCGAGTGAAGGTCGTTGTGATTTCTCAGTTCCcataaaactgaaattatttgttttaaatagaatttgtttagaaaataaattctacttttctttttcatgtagTTCGACGTTCTGGAATTGGTGGATAAATTTTGGTATTCATTGGATGTGTGAATGGATAAATTTGGGAGTTATCAACACCCTACGTTTAACGATagaaaaaatggaatttttgttaagaaaattaactcaagaaatatagaaaatgaacCTGATCGATGGCGGGAATTTATCAATGAAAAGCATCAAAGTTCTGTTTAATTGCATGCATATacttgttttgatttgtttaatatttGTAAGTTTCTTGAATGCTAAATTTGTGATGTACAAGTGTATTGGAATAGTAAGTGAAATAAGGAAACGAGTATGATTTTCTCACTGCAGAGGCAGCTTTCCAGTCAAAGGAGGTGCTGTTGAGGACTTCTTTTGGGCTTCTTTGATTGTTGTTTTGAATTATCAAAAAATGTtcaaattttttgtctttttctcaCTGAtaaattactttcaaaatgttaaaaaaaagaatggagAGAAAAACGTATGGGTCTTGATGCCATATGTAATATATGTGAAACATGAATGCCATCAGCACCTCTTTTCTAATCTTTACTTGATCCTTTCCTTAGAGTGAATTGATGTATACTTTTAGTAGTATCTCTACTTATTATCTGCAATATATTGTTGCCCCTTCTTATTTTTCGTTTGATTATTTGCAGATCACCATGGCCCACCTAGGGTTAATATTTGGCAAGACCCAATGAGCCCATCTAAGTGGAAGGAAGAGCATGTGAGTCCTATCTTGAGATCCATCCCCATTTTTTCCCTCAAATCACTCACACTATTTTGTTTGGAGGTTTTTTTGGTGCTATTTATCTTCACTGAGATGAAATTCATGTCATGGTGTTAAACCTTTTATTTGTAGAAGTTCATTACGGCTGTGTCCTGAGCCACAACAACAAATTTGTGGACACTTACACAGGAAACTTTCTTGACTGAACATTATGCTTTTGCAGTTTGTAATTGCCTCCCTGTCTGGCTGGGGTCTACTCATCTTTGGAGGGTACAAATTCTTTACGAAAGGCAAAGGCAAGGAGGAAGAGGTAACTCTGTGTACCCTTCAACCTGATCACCATCTTTACTTGTTTGAGTATGATCTGCCGTAGTTATGAGAAATTTAGAGCTTAATTATTTTAGACATCAGAATAATCGGCCTGTGCAGCATTTTATGTTGTGCCAAAAGTAATAAAACTGCGCAATGCATGCTGTTCATAATGTGTCCAATCAGTATGTGAGTTCCTTTGACTATTGCCTTTCCCAGTCTATTGAAAGTAACATTGGTTTTTTAGCATATAATCGTTTCATATGATATTCATTTATGCTTGCTAAAAATAACTTTCATGAGAAAGTTTAGCTGGAGCACACAAAGGAAAAATTTGAGTAAATGAATTTATTCTTATTAGCTGTTCTAGTATACTACCTATGTACTAGAGGATTCTCCTGTTGTAATGAAATGTTTatgacttataaaaaataaaaataaaaacaaagagttGAAGGCAAGAAATTTGGTGTCTTTTCCTTTGTTTCACTTGTCCAATGCTCTAATTCATCCCTTGGCATATGTGAACCGTGCCCTTCACCATTTAATAGAGTAAAGAGCTTTGTTCTCATTTTCTATGTGTAGTGACTcatcaacaaataaataaattctatgtgTAATGCTTATTTAAGAGGATATGCCACATTGACCGAAATAAAGAGGGaggtcatataattttttttttttttataattaagataATGATTTTATTAAGATTAGAAGAAGGTTGTTTCCCCCGTCTACAGTAAGTGTACAAGAAATTCGTCTAACTGGAAAAGGAGAAAGTGCTAGGAAGTCTAGAAAAGTTGAAGAGGGTGGTCATATAAGTACTGAAAGAAGGAACCGCGTTTGATGAGTTTTCCCCTTTATCGTTTTACATTGTTTTATCTGGTACATTTTTTTACCGTGCATAAAAAAACTTCCAAACCAAATTGTTAGGTTTGGAAGTTTTTTTAtgcacaaaattctcatctcatcttatcttatcattgcaactttttcaaattttcacataaaatataataaacaatttaactttttcaaatcccaaaacaataataatattaaaaaataaaattttattcaacttttaatggtttggtaataaaaaaatttcatctcaaactcaaaattctcatctcattattataatttttccaaattcccatacaaaatataataaataattcaattttttttttaattttttcaaattcaaaaacaataataatattaaaatataatattttaatatttcatcttaaactcaaaattttcatcccacttACCAAACAAAAccttaactttcatctcaaactaaaaattctcatctcaacatccaaacctaAGTGGAATTCATTCAACAGTTCTGCTTGATATCTGGTGAGCTCTAACTATGTCATATGTGCTCTTTTAAATGTTCAACTTGGTTGTATATAGATTCTAAAATTATTACTTTTCTGATCCATGTTACTCCCTGGTGATGTGCTACATGTTCTAAACTACAGCGGCCagaggaaataaaaaaagaacaggTCTAGGTGGCGGTTAGAACACATAGGACCGCATTTCCTgtgcttcaattttttttttaatatatcaaaaaaaaaaatgcggcGCTTTATTTCCTGTGCTTCAATTTTGATACTAAACCACTTGTTCAGTCTAGTAAGCGTTATTTAGGCTAACCTAGTACTCATGcacatttttttaagtttcaattTTGTTCTGACTGACTGATTCTTGTTTGTTTACAGAAACTGGTGGAAGCATCACACTAAGGTTTGGATTGTTTAATTGACATGGAATTTTCCTGGTAATAAGCTGTGGGCTTGGACTTTTTATTGGTTGGAAATAGTTATGTTGGCTAGTTATGATCAAAATCTGTGGAGAATGATCCTGTGATAAAATTTGGAGGCTGATTTCTTTTGTTGGAAGACAATCAGCCCTTTATGTTTTGTTGCCTGTTTTCTAGttatttttcatgatttgaTGCATTGGCCTTACAGTGTGCTAATAATGCGAAGCCAATCTTCATGGAAGTCCAAATTCTGTTTGATGGTATTTGAAGTCGCTGATTATGGTTTTGCATGACTGCATGGAATTTACCCTTCTGATCCAAACTTCAATATAATTTGATCCAAACTGATAAATGATATAGACTGTTCGTTTGGGTTCCCAGCTATATACCGGGACCCGGACCGAGACCCGTGTGATGTGGCCGGGACCCGCCCAGGTGAACCTAGGCAGATACCGAATCTGGGTATCCGGGTTGTACTCGGTGCTTTTTTGACAGCTTTCTGCTTTTTGCCCTTTTTCTGTTCACCTTGTTGGACAAGAAAAATGATGTATGTGAAACAAAGTCAATGCGGGAGTTAAAGCCAAATTGTAAAATCCCAGcaacttaatttctttttaaataaagaaataaatcgGGATATGGGCAAGGGGGTACTTCGGTTATCGGCTTAGGTAGAACTTGGTCCGAAAATTGCCTCTAGTATTAGAGTAACTAGGTACCGGACCCAAgtgaggacaaaaaaaaaaaatcgcttgGATGAACGGTTCTAATAAATACCTAGTTATCAACCTGCTTCATACCTTGCCTCCAACGGATGAACAGTTTCAAACTTCGCCTCCAAGGTTACACGTGATCGTATTGTTAAAACATGATTTTAGTACAGACGTGGATGGAAGGTGTCCCAAAGAGACCATGGGTAGGCATGTGTAAGCAATACATTGATCAAACCTTGGTTTGCCATtggccctttttcttttttgaaagaaaaacatTGTATAATTTCATTATGAGTTCAAATCGTTACAAACTTTGTCTTTTACAATTAATTGATTAATCTGTTGCAGTCCCTCTTCAATCCAACAAAATTCTCCTTTTATATACAAAGCCATCTTCGCTAAGTTGTGAGCCACATCATTCTCTTCTCTATGTATAAATGCCAATGACCATTTTGAACATGACAATAGAGCATTGCCTTCAAGTCTTCAACTACTTGCCCCCTCCCTGATTCATCCATCATCTCAGAATATACAGCCTCAGTTACTTCTTTATCATCTCTTTCAAAGATAATTTCCCGGAAACCCAACTCCCTACACAACTCCATCGACCTCCATAATGCATTATACTTAACAAAAAATGGTAAGACAACATACCTCTTTTGAGAGCACATAGCAACGAAGATATCTCCTGTGTGGTTTCTAACTATGATCCCAACTACCATTATTTGGTGCTCTATATCAAGGACAGAATCAAAGTTAACTTTTTATGTGTTTCCAGCAAGTTTTCTCCATCCCCATTGTCTCCTATTTGGTTCTTCCCCAGTCTGcctctctctcttcatcttttttGCCTCATGAAAGTCTCCTAGCCCTGTAACAGCCCACTGCACAATCTCGCTAGGGCTAgtgaatttattttcaaaaatgaattCATTTCTTCTATCCCATATTTTCTTCATGATGGCCACTATTATTTCTAGTTTATCTTTTGAGAGGCCACTATACATATCCCACCGCAAGTGCAGAAAATTGTTGCCTTCAATCTTCCATTTCTTTATTCGACACATTTTTTGCCCAAACATCAGACGCTAAAGGGCATGGATCACCATCTCCTCTTCGCTTAGGCAAAGGAGACATATTGGGTCATcaataattcttcttttacaCATGTTTGCTCTTGTAGGCAAAATGTTATTTATTGCTTCCATAGAAAATGCCTACATCCACCTAGAATATCCAGGTTCCATATCTTCTTCCACTGAGTTGTCTCACCACTACCAAAAGATGTCTTCCACTCACCCTCCTTCATCCTCTGTAGATCACCATATTAGGCGCTTCTTATTgtacattttcattttttgtgaaTCTCCGATACTATTTATATGTTGCCCCTAGTTGACTTAGTGGGATAATGCATATCAGTTCAGCGTCATATGTGTGGAAAATACTTCTAAACAgatcttcctttcattttttttcctcctcatCAATTAGCTCACACACTCTCAATTTAGCATTAAGTATTCTGATAAGGGATTACACAGTACGTTGTTGGTGTTGATAGCCACTTCTGACCCCAGATCTTTATCTCTCGCCCATTCCACACTATCCACCTTAACCCATTCATCACAACATCCCTCACTGACCATATACTCCTTCATATTAGAGATAGAGAGTCTCCAATCCTGTCATCAACAAACTAAACAGATCTAAAgtacttttctttaaaaatgctGGCTACAAATGATTTTGGCTCCTAAGTAAacctccacccttgttttgctAGCATCACCTTGTTAAAGCATTCCATGTTTCTAAAACCCAGTCCACCCATTGCTTTTGAACAACCCAACTTGTCCCAACTTCACTAATGTCTACATTTCTCTCTCTGATTTTGCCTCTATCAAAACCTAGAGAACATTGCTTTCAGACCCCTACACAACTtctttgaaagtttaaaaacacTCATAGAGTATGTAGGGATGGATTGTAAAACAGCCTTGATAAGCACCTTCTTCCTTACTTCGGAGAGGaaactattttttcaattttatatctTCTGCCACACACTTTCTTTTATACATCTAAATGTGTTGTACTTTGCCTTCCCTACGACTACTGAAAGACCCAAGTATCTTCCATAGTTCTCACATAATACTGTAACTGCTTCACTGACAATCTAGCTTTTTATGGCCATCCTTGTATTAGAGCTAAATATGATGAAAGTCTTCTGTTTGTTCAAAGTCTGTCCTGAGGCTCTCTTATATCTTCCACTCCTCATACTTTGCTCtattgaaaatcaaacaatcaTTTGCAAATATTAAGTGATTGACTTTAGTGCCCCCTTTAGCCACTGCAACTCCCCTTATTTCTCCTCGCAGTTatgcttttttttaaaactggtGTTAACGAGTATTTTTTGTCAACATATCGAAAGAGGAGAAGAATCCTTCCCTGGCGCGTTGAGGTGGTGTTGGGCCCGGGTTGGCAATGTGTGGGCCTTGGTATGTTGGGCCTAGACGAGGTTACGTGGGCCCCTGGTTGATCCGATGCAACTGTATGAAGTCCGTGTGCATAGTCATGATTGTGAATAGTAGGTAAATgtagagaaaatagagagagatagacacACAAATTTATATAGTTCGGCACTAGGCCTACGTCCACAGGGGTCTGGAGATGGAAGAATTCACTATAATAAGCTTGATTTATAGTCTCTCAACGTCTCTCATCCTCATATACAATAAATTTCATAGATTTCTCTTCCCGGTCTGGATACTATCGCAAGATCCTGTGTCTAGGGGTTGAAGAAGCCTTCCTTAAAAGCCTCACAAGAAGTCTGCCCAAAAAGTCCATTTGAAGATCCCTCAAGTCTTATGTGCTTTCCCCTtttatctctttctttcccttcctttaTGTCACGTCACATTTCCTCACGCCTTTTCCTCCTGCTAGCCTGACATTACTttacttcttttctttcttcttcccatcttccccctttttttctcctgttttgtcCTTTAGTAAAGCCCCATTAGGCAGGCTTAGGCTTTGAGAGCCCATGTGGGCTTATGGCAAAAATCCCCCCTAATAGTTGGCTCAAACCTTtagcataaattaaaaaaaaggtaaggggaaaaagGATCCCTTTGCCTTAGTCCTCTAGAAGGATTAATTGTCTTCTCTTGCCTCCCATTTATCAACACTGCTTACCTCACCAAGCATACACATTCCATGATGAAACTGGTTATCTTCTGTCCAAAACCTAATCTTTTCAATATTGCTTTAAGAAATGTCCATTCAATTCTATTGTAGGCTTTGGACATATCCAGCTTTATGGTCATACTACCAGTCCTACCTTTCTACATTTTCTTCATAGTGTGACACTCTGATTAGAGGAGATAATTCCATTCAAAACCCCTTTAATCCTTTTTACTAGTACTTTTGAGATCAacttatacattacattacaaaggctaataGATCTAtagtaggggtgtcaaatcgtgttaacgggtcgtgttcgtgtcgtgtcaaatcgtgttaacgggtcatataggtcaaccctaacccgacccgttaagcttatcgtgtcaaaatctcaaaccctaacacgacccattaacataacgggtcgtgtcgtgtcaacccgttttgacccattaataagtattacgaaatatgttttttttttataagtaaaaaaataaattaagaaaatattacgaaataggttaatacgacacaatacaactcattttaaactatttatataaatggattGAATAGGCTTGAAATAaacctttttaacctgattaaatttagcataattttatataaatgttaaaattacaatatctataaaaattataaaactaattataagtccaaaactacaatccaaataataaaaatatcgaaattgaaattctaacaattttatttttagatataagggtataattgtaactttaactttcttaacgtgtcataacaggttataacgggtcaaaacgggttaactCGTTATCAAcctgttaagcaatcgtgtcttaacgggtcaacccgttttgacccgaactcattaagactaaaccctaacccgctattatcgtgtcgtgttcgtgttgggttaacgggtcgtatgacatattgccacccctaatcTATAGTCTTTAGCTAAAATTGGGGCCTTTACCTTTGGTATAAAGGCTAGATACATATTTTAACTTAATCTATATCTTTCCTTCTTTTAGGAACTCCATAACAACCTTGCTAGTCTCATTTCCAAATATATCCCAATAGTTTTTGTAGAAGCCAGCTTCAAAATCATCTGGGCCAGGTGATTTAAGAGCTGAAATTTGTTTTAGGGCCCTTTTCACCTCATTAGAAGTGAAATCTCTTTCTAACTTAACCTTCATCTCCTCAAGGATCCTCTATCCTCTATATGTTGAGTTAGGGGATATGAGGAAGAATAAATCTCTATAAAATAATTCTAAGAAGCATCTTCAATCTCCCTTTTCTCATTCACTAACCTCCCTTGTGAGTCATGTATCCTCTTAATAGAATCCTTCCTCTTCCTCTGATTTGCATATGCATGGAAGAATTTTGTGTTTCTGTCCCTTTTTTTGAGCTAATGTTTTTTGGCCCTTTGTTTCTATCTCAGATTTTCTTAGTCCAATAAAACATCAAGCTCTTTATGCCTTCTTCTAATCTCATCCACCTAATCTGAGCCCTCTATCTGT
This is a stretch of genomic DNA from Carya illinoinensis cultivar Pawnee chromosome 3, C.illinoinensisPawnee_v1, whole genome shotgun sequence. It encodes these proteins:
- the LOC122303923 gene encoding uncharacterized protein LOC122303923 gives rise to the protein MATLAVAAARQAATLTRISSPKISAQASNLVHRRGLAGAADHHGPPRVNIWQDPMSPSKWKEEHFVIASLSGWGLLIFGGYKFFTKGKGKEEEKLVEASH